In Phacochoerus africanus isolate WHEZ1 chromosome 2, ROS_Pafr_v1, whole genome shotgun sequence, one DNA window encodes the following:
- the DUOX1 gene encoding dual oxidase 1 isoform X3, whose product MEHKWGSKGSRLQRLVPASYADGVYQPLGEPHLPNPRDLSNTAMRGPAGQASLRNRTVLGVFFGYHVLSDLVSIEKPGCPAEFLNIHIPPGDPVFDPHKSGDVVLPFQRSRWDPNTGQSPSNPRDLTNEVTGWLDGSAIYGSSHSWSDELRSFSGGQLASGPDPAFPRQAQDPLFMWTPPDPATGQRGPQGLYAFGAEQGNREPFLQALGLLWFRYHNLCAQKLAREHPLWGDEELFQHARKRVIATYQSITMYEWLPSFLRKMPQEYAGYRPFLDPSISPEFLAASEQFFSTMVPPGVYMRNASCHFQGVINRNSSVSRALRVCNSYWSREHPNLQRAEDVDALLLGMASQIAEREDHMVVEDVQDFWPGPLKFSRTDHLASCLQRGRDLGLPSYTKARARLGLPPVTRWQDINPALSRSDGIVLEATAALYNQDLSRLELLSGGLLESYGDPGPLFSTIVLDQFVRLRDGDRYWFENTKNGLFSEKEIAEIRNTSLRDVLIAVTNMTPGALQPNVFFWHAGDPCPQPRQLSTEDLPACAPLIMRDYFKGSGFGFGVTIGTLCCFPLVSLLSAWIVAQLRRRNFKRLQVQNRQSIMCEKLVGGMKALEWQGRKEPCRPVLVHLQPGQIHVMDGRLSVLRTIQLRPPQQVNLILSSNHGRRTLMLKIPKEYDLVLLFDLEEERQVMVENLQSALKESGLSFQEWELREQELMRAAVTREQRSHLLETFFRHLFSQVLDIDQADAGALPLDSSQKVREALACELSRAEFAESLGLKPQDMFVESMFSLADKDGNGYLSFREFLDILVVFMKGSPEEKSRLMFRMYDFDGNGLISKDEFIRMLRSFIEISNNCLSKAQLTEVVESMFREAGFQDKQELTWEDFHFMLRDHDSELRFTQLCVKGVEVPEVIKDLCRRASYISQEKLWVTSFQPLLFTEAHREKFQRSRRHQTVQQFKRFVENYRRHIGCLAVFYTIAGGLFLERAYYYAFAAHHMGITDTTRVGIILSRGTAASISFMFSYILLTMCRNLITFLRETFLNRYVPFDAAVDFHRLIASTAIILTVLHSAGHVVNVYLFSISPLSVLSCLFPGLFHDNGSEFPQKYYWWFFQTVPGLTGVMLLLILAIMYVFASHHFRRCSFRGFWLTHHLYILLYMLLIIHGSFALIQLPRFHIFFLVPALIYVGDKLVSLSRKKVEISVVKAELLPSGVTHLQFQRPQGFEYKSGQWVRIACLALGTTEYHPFTLTSAPHEDTLSLHIRAAGPWTTRLREIYSPPTDENCAKYPKLYLDGPFGEGHQEWHKFEVSVLVGGGIGVTPFASILKDLVFKSSVSCQVFCKKIYFIWVTRTQRQFEWLADIIREVEENDHRDLVSVHIYITQLAEKFDLRTTMLYICERHFQKVLNRSLFTGLRSITHFGRPPFEPFFNSLQEVHPQVRKIGVFSCGPPGMTKNVEKACQLINRQDRTHFSHHYENF is encoded by the exons ATGGAGCACAAGTGGGGCAGCAAAG GCTCTCGGCTGCAGCGCCTGGTTCCAGCCAGCTATGCAGATGGTGTGTACCAGCCCTTGGGAGAGCCCCACCTGCCCAACCCCCGAGACCTTAGCAACACCGCCATGAGGGGCCCTGCAGGGCAGGCCTCCCTGAGAAACCGCACAGTGCTGGGGGTCTTCTTTG GCTACCACGTGCTCTCGGACCTGGTGAGCATTGAAAAGCCTGGCTGCCCAGCCGAGTTCCTCAACATCCACATCCCGCCCGGAGACCCCGTGTTCGACCCGCACAAGAGCGGGGACGTGGTGCTGCCCTTCCAGAGGAGCCGCTGGGATCCCAACACCGGACAGAGCCCCAGCAACCCCCGGGACCTG ACCAACGAGGTGACGGGCTGGCTGGACGGCAGCGCCATCTATGGCTCCTCGCACTCCTGGAGCGACGAGCTGCGGAGCTTCTCCGGGGGGCAGCTGGCGTCGGGGCCCGACCCCGCCTTCCCCCGCCAGGCGCAGGACCCGCTCTTCATGTGGACGCCGCCCGACCCTGCCACAGGGCAGCGCGGACCGCAGGGGCTGTACG CCTTCGGGGCGGAGCAAGGGAACCGCGAGCCCTTCCTGCAGGCGCTGGGCCTGCTCTGGTTCCGCTACCACAACCTGTGCGCGCAGAAGCTGGCCCGCGAGCACCCGCTCTGGGGGGACGAGGAGCTCTTCCAGCACGCGCGCAAGAGGGTCATCGCCACCTACCAG AGCATCACTATGTATGAGTGGCTGCCCAGCTTTCTGCGGAAAATGCCACAGGAGTATGCAg GATACCGCCCTTTCCTGGACCCCAGCATCTCCCCAGAGTTCCTGGCAGCCTCTGAGCAGTTCTTCTCCACCATGGTGCCCCCTGGCGTCTACATGAG AAACGCCAGCTGCCACTTCCAGGGGGTCATCAATAGGAACTCAAGTGTCTCCAGAGCTCTCCGGGTCTGCAACAGCTACTGGAGCCGAGAG CACCCAAACCTACAAAGAGCTGAAGATGTGGATGCGCTGCTGCTGGGTATGGCCTCCCAGATTGCTGAGCGAGAGGACCACATGGTGGTTGAGGATGTGCAAG ATTTCTGGCCTGGGCCACTGAAGTTTTCTCGCACAGACCACCTGGCCAGTTGCCTGCAGCGGGGCCGGGATCTGGGCCTGCCCTCTTACACGAAGGCCAGGGCAAGACTGGGCCTTCCTCCAGTTACCAGATGGCAGGACATCAACCCTGCACTCTCCCGGAGTGATGGCATT GTGCTGGAGGCCACAGCTGCTCTGTACAACCAGGACCTGTCCCGGCTGGAACTACTCTCTGGGGGGCTCCTGGAGAGCTATGGGGACCCTGGACCCCTCTTCAGCACAATTGTCCTCGATCAATTTGTGCGACTGAGGGATGGTGACCGTTACTGGTTTGAGAACACCAAGAATGG GCTATTCTCTGAAAAAGAGATCGCAGAGATCAGAAACACTTCCCTACGGGATGTTCTAATAGCTGTTACCAACATGACCCCTGGTGCCCTGCAGCCCAACGTCTTTTTCTGGCATGCTG GAGACCCCTGCCCACAGCCAAGACAGCTCAGCACCGAGGACCTGCCAGCCTGTGCTCCCCTCATCATGCGGGACTATTTTAAAGGCAGTGGATTTGGCTTTGGGGTCACCATTGGGACTCTGTGCTGCTTCCCCCTGG TGAGCCTGCTCAGTGCCTGGATTGTTGCCCAGCTCCGGAGGAGAAATTTTAAGAGGCTCCAGGTCCAGAACCGCCAGAGCATCATGTGTGAGAAGCTCGTGGGGGGCATGAAAG CACTGGAATGGCAGGGCCGCAAGGAGCCCTGCCGGCCTGTACTTGTGCACctgcagccaggccagatccaCGTGATGGATGGCAGGCTCTCCGTGCTCCGCACCATCCAGCTGCGGCCCCCGCAGCAGGTGAACCTCATCCTGTCCAGCAACCACGGACGCCGCACCCTGATGCTCAAGATCCCCAAGGAGTATGACCTG GTGCTTCTGTTTGACCTGGAGGAGGAGCGGCAGGTGATGGTGGAAAACCTTCAGAGCGCTCTGAAGGAGAGTGGGCTGAGCTTCCAGGAGTGGGAACTTCGGGAGCAGGAGCTGATGAGGGCAGCTGTGACGCGGGAGCAGCGGAGTCACCTCCTGGAGACCTTTTTCCGGCACCTCTTCTCCCAG GTGCTAGACATTGACCAGGCGGATGCAGGGGCCCTGCCCTTGGACTCATCACAGAAGGTGCGGGAGGCCCTGGCATGTGAGCTGAGCCGGGCCGAGTTTGCTGAGTCCCTGGGCCTCAAGCCCCAGGACATGTTTGTGGAGTCCATGTTCTCTCTGGCTGACAAGGACGGAAATGGCTACCTGTCCTTCCGAGAGTTCCTGGACATCCTGGTGGTCTTTATGAAAG GCTCCCCCGAGGAGAAGTCGCGCCTCATGTTCCGCATGTATGACTTTGATGGGAATGGTCTCATTTCCAAGGATGAGTTCATTAGGATGTTGAG GTCCTTCATTGAGATCTCCAACAACTGCCTGTCCAAGGCCCAGCTGACCGAGGTGGTGGAGTCCATGTTCCGGGAGGCTGGCTTCCAGGACAAGCAGGAGCTGACATGGGAGGACTTCCACTTCATGCTGCGGGACCATGACAGCGAGCTCCGCTTCACACAGCTCTGTGTCAAAG GGGTGGAGGTACCTGAAGTCATCAAGGACCTCTGCCGACGAGCCTCCTACATCAGCCAGGAGAAGCTCTG GGTAACATCGTTCCAGCCCCTGCTGTTCACCGAGGCTCACCGAGAGAAGTTTCAACGTAGCCGTCGTCACCAGACAGTGCAGCAGTTCAAGCGCTTTGTGGAGAACTACCGGCGCCACATCGGCTGCCTAGCCGTGTTCTACACCATCGCTGGGGGCCTTTTCCTGGAGAGGGCCTACT ACTACGCCTTTGCAGCTCACCACATGGGCATCACAGACACCACCCGTGTGGGCATCATCCTGTCACGGGGCACAGCAGCCAGCATCTCTTTCATGTTCTCTTACATCCTGCTCACTATGTGCCGCAACCTCATCACCTTCCTGCGAGAGACCTTCCTCAACCGCTACGTGCCCTTCGACGCCGCTGTGGACTTCCATCGCCTCATTGCCTCCACTGCCATCATCCTcacag TCTTACACAGTGCAGGCCATGTGGTGAATGTGTACCTCTTTTCCATCAGCCCACTCAGCGtcctctcctgcctcttccctggCCTCTTCCATGATaatgg GTCTGAGTTCCCCCAGAAGTATTACTGGTGGTTCTTCCAGACCGTACCAG GCCTCACAGGAGTCATGCTGCTCCTGATTCTGGCCATCATGTATGTCTTTGCCTCCCACCACTTCCGGCGCTGCAGCTTCCGGGGCTTCTGGCTGACCCACCACCTATACATCTTGCTCTACATGCTG CTCATCATCCATGGCAGCTTCGCTCTGATCCAGCTGCCCCGCTTCCACATCTTCTTCCTGGTCCCAGCACTAATCTATGTGGGGGACAAGCTGGTGAGCCTGAGCCGGAAGAAGGTGGAGATCAGCGTAGTGAAGGCGGAGCTGCTGCCTTCAG GAGTGACCCATCTGCAGTTCCAGCGGCCCCAAGGCTTTGAGTACAAGTCAGGACAGTGGGTGCGGATCGCCTGCCTGGCTCTGGGGACCACGGAGTACCACCCCTTCACACTGACTTCTGCACCCCACGAGGACACACTTAGCCTGCACATCCGGGCCGCAGGCCCCTGGACAACCCGCCTCAGGGAGATCTACTCACCTCCAACAGATGAGAACTGTGCCAAATACCCAAAG CTGTACCTCGATGGACCGTTTGGAGAGGGCCATCAGGAGTGGCATAAGTTCGAGGTGTCAGTGTTGGTAGGAGGGGGCATTGGGGTCACCCCCTTTGCCTCTATCCTTAAAGATCTGGTCTTCAAGTCATCAGTCAGCTGCCAAGTTTTCTGTAAGAAA ATCTACTTCATCTGGGTGACACGGACCCAGCGGCAGTTCGAATGGCTGGCTGACATCATCCGGGAGGTGGAGGAGAATGACCACCGGGACCTGGTGTCTGTGCACATCTACATCACCCAGCTGGCTGAGAAGTTTGACCTCAGGACCACCATGCTG TACATCTGTGAGCGGCACTTCCAGAAGGTGCTGAACCGGAGTCTGTTCACGGGCCTGCGCTCCATCACCCACTTTGGCCGCCCTCCCTTTGAGCCCTTCTTCAACTCCCTGCAGGAGGTCCACCCACAG GTCCGGAAGATTGGGGTGTTTAGCTGTGGCCCCCCTGGCATGACCAAGAACGTGGAAAAGGCCTGTCAGCTCATCAACAGGCAGGACAGGACTCATTTTTCTCACCATTATGAGAACTTCTAG
- the DUOX1 gene encoding dual oxidase 1 isoform X1 produces the protein MGFRLALAWTLLVGPWMPMGARNSISWEVQRFDGWYNNLMEHKWGSKGSRLQRLVPASYADGVYQPLGEPHLPNPRDLSNTAMRGPAGQASLRNRTVLGVFFGYHVLSDLVSIEKPGCPAEFLNIHIPPGDPVFDPHKSGDVVLPFQRSRWDPNTGQSPSNPRDLTNEVTGWLDGSAIYGSSHSWSDELRSFSGGQLASGPDPAFPRQAQDPLFMWTPPDPATGQRGPQGLYAFGAEQGNREPFLQALGLLWFRYHNLCAQKLAREHPLWGDEELFQHARKRVIATYQSITMYEWLPSFLRKMPQEYAGYRPFLDPSISPEFLAASEQFFSTMVPPGVYMRNASCHFQGVINRNSSVSRALRVCNSYWSREHPNLQRAEDVDALLLGMASQIAEREDHMVVEDVQDFWPGPLKFSRTDHLASCLQRGRDLGLPSYTKARARLGLPPVTRWQDINPALSRSDGIVLEATAALYNQDLSRLELLSGGLLESYGDPGPLFSTIVLDQFVRLRDGDRYWFENTKNGLFSEKEIAEIRNTSLRDVLIAVTNMTPGALQPNVFFWHAGDPCPQPRQLSTEDLPACAPLIMRDYFKGSGFGFGVTIGTLCCFPLVSLLSAWIVAQLRRRNFKRLQVQNRQSIMCEKLVGGMKALEWQGRKEPCRPVLVHLQPGQIHVMDGRLSVLRTIQLRPPQQVNLILSSNHGRRTLMLKIPKEYDLVLLFDLEEERQVMVENLQSALKESGLSFQEWELREQELMRAAVTREQRSHLLETFFRHLFSQVLDIDQADAGALPLDSSQKVREALACELSRAEFAESLGLKPQDMFVESMFSLADKDGNGYLSFREFLDILVVFMKGSPEEKSRLMFRMYDFDGNGLISKDEFIRMLRSFIEISNNCLSKAQLTEVVESMFREAGFQDKQELTWEDFHFMLRDHDSELRFTQLCVKGVEVPEVIKDLCRRASYISQEKLWVTSFQPLLFTEAHREKFQRSRRHQTVQQFKRFVENYRRHIGCLAVFYTIAGGLFLERAYYYAFAAHHMGITDTTRVGIILSRGTAASISFMFSYILLTMCRNLITFLRETFLNRYVPFDAAVDFHRLIASTAIILTVLHSAGHVVNVYLFSISPLSVLSCLFPGLFHDNGSEFPQKYYWWFFQTVPGLTGVMLLLILAIMYVFASHHFRRCSFRGFWLTHHLYILLYMLLIIHGSFALIQLPRFHIFFLVPALIYVGDKLVSLSRKKVEISVVKAELLPSGVTHLQFQRPQGFEYKSGQWVRIACLALGTTEYHPFTLTSAPHEDTLSLHIRAAGPWTTRLREIYSPPTDENCAKYPKLYLDGPFGEGHQEWHKFEVSVLVGGGIGVTPFASILKDLVFKSSVSCQVFCKKIYFIWVTRTQRQFEWLADIIREVEENDHRDLVSVHIYITQLAEKFDLRTTMLYICERHFQKVLNRSLFTGLRSITHFGRPPFEPFFNSLQEVHPQVRKIGVFSCGPPGMTKNVEKACQLINRQDRTHFSHHYENF, from the exons ATGGGCTTCCGCTTGGCTCTGGCATGGACACTCCTGGTTGGGCCATGGATGCCCATGG GAGCTCGGAACTCCATTTCATGGGAGGTGCAGCGATTTGATGGGTGGTACAACAACCTCATGGAGCACAAGTGGGGCAGCAAAG GCTCTCGGCTGCAGCGCCTGGTTCCAGCCAGCTATGCAGATGGTGTGTACCAGCCCTTGGGAGAGCCCCACCTGCCCAACCCCCGAGACCTTAGCAACACCGCCATGAGGGGCCCTGCAGGGCAGGCCTCCCTGAGAAACCGCACAGTGCTGGGGGTCTTCTTTG GCTACCACGTGCTCTCGGACCTGGTGAGCATTGAAAAGCCTGGCTGCCCAGCCGAGTTCCTCAACATCCACATCCCGCCCGGAGACCCCGTGTTCGACCCGCACAAGAGCGGGGACGTGGTGCTGCCCTTCCAGAGGAGCCGCTGGGATCCCAACACCGGACAGAGCCCCAGCAACCCCCGGGACCTG ACCAACGAGGTGACGGGCTGGCTGGACGGCAGCGCCATCTATGGCTCCTCGCACTCCTGGAGCGACGAGCTGCGGAGCTTCTCCGGGGGGCAGCTGGCGTCGGGGCCCGACCCCGCCTTCCCCCGCCAGGCGCAGGACCCGCTCTTCATGTGGACGCCGCCCGACCCTGCCACAGGGCAGCGCGGACCGCAGGGGCTGTACG CCTTCGGGGCGGAGCAAGGGAACCGCGAGCCCTTCCTGCAGGCGCTGGGCCTGCTCTGGTTCCGCTACCACAACCTGTGCGCGCAGAAGCTGGCCCGCGAGCACCCGCTCTGGGGGGACGAGGAGCTCTTCCAGCACGCGCGCAAGAGGGTCATCGCCACCTACCAG AGCATCACTATGTATGAGTGGCTGCCCAGCTTTCTGCGGAAAATGCCACAGGAGTATGCAg GATACCGCCCTTTCCTGGACCCCAGCATCTCCCCAGAGTTCCTGGCAGCCTCTGAGCAGTTCTTCTCCACCATGGTGCCCCCTGGCGTCTACATGAG AAACGCCAGCTGCCACTTCCAGGGGGTCATCAATAGGAACTCAAGTGTCTCCAGAGCTCTCCGGGTCTGCAACAGCTACTGGAGCCGAGAG CACCCAAACCTACAAAGAGCTGAAGATGTGGATGCGCTGCTGCTGGGTATGGCCTCCCAGATTGCTGAGCGAGAGGACCACATGGTGGTTGAGGATGTGCAAG ATTTCTGGCCTGGGCCACTGAAGTTTTCTCGCACAGACCACCTGGCCAGTTGCCTGCAGCGGGGCCGGGATCTGGGCCTGCCCTCTTACACGAAGGCCAGGGCAAGACTGGGCCTTCCTCCAGTTACCAGATGGCAGGACATCAACCCTGCACTCTCCCGGAGTGATGGCATT GTGCTGGAGGCCACAGCTGCTCTGTACAACCAGGACCTGTCCCGGCTGGAACTACTCTCTGGGGGGCTCCTGGAGAGCTATGGGGACCCTGGACCCCTCTTCAGCACAATTGTCCTCGATCAATTTGTGCGACTGAGGGATGGTGACCGTTACTGGTTTGAGAACACCAAGAATGG GCTATTCTCTGAAAAAGAGATCGCAGAGATCAGAAACACTTCCCTACGGGATGTTCTAATAGCTGTTACCAACATGACCCCTGGTGCCCTGCAGCCCAACGTCTTTTTCTGGCATGCTG GAGACCCCTGCCCACAGCCAAGACAGCTCAGCACCGAGGACCTGCCAGCCTGTGCTCCCCTCATCATGCGGGACTATTTTAAAGGCAGTGGATTTGGCTTTGGGGTCACCATTGGGACTCTGTGCTGCTTCCCCCTGG TGAGCCTGCTCAGTGCCTGGATTGTTGCCCAGCTCCGGAGGAGAAATTTTAAGAGGCTCCAGGTCCAGAACCGCCAGAGCATCATGTGTGAGAAGCTCGTGGGGGGCATGAAAG CACTGGAATGGCAGGGCCGCAAGGAGCCCTGCCGGCCTGTACTTGTGCACctgcagccaggccagatccaCGTGATGGATGGCAGGCTCTCCGTGCTCCGCACCATCCAGCTGCGGCCCCCGCAGCAGGTGAACCTCATCCTGTCCAGCAACCACGGACGCCGCACCCTGATGCTCAAGATCCCCAAGGAGTATGACCTG GTGCTTCTGTTTGACCTGGAGGAGGAGCGGCAGGTGATGGTGGAAAACCTTCAGAGCGCTCTGAAGGAGAGTGGGCTGAGCTTCCAGGAGTGGGAACTTCGGGAGCAGGAGCTGATGAGGGCAGCTGTGACGCGGGAGCAGCGGAGTCACCTCCTGGAGACCTTTTTCCGGCACCTCTTCTCCCAG GTGCTAGACATTGACCAGGCGGATGCAGGGGCCCTGCCCTTGGACTCATCACAGAAGGTGCGGGAGGCCCTGGCATGTGAGCTGAGCCGGGCCGAGTTTGCTGAGTCCCTGGGCCTCAAGCCCCAGGACATGTTTGTGGAGTCCATGTTCTCTCTGGCTGACAAGGACGGAAATGGCTACCTGTCCTTCCGAGAGTTCCTGGACATCCTGGTGGTCTTTATGAAAG GCTCCCCCGAGGAGAAGTCGCGCCTCATGTTCCGCATGTATGACTTTGATGGGAATGGTCTCATTTCCAAGGATGAGTTCATTAGGATGTTGAG GTCCTTCATTGAGATCTCCAACAACTGCCTGTCCAAGGCCCAGCTGACCGAGGTGGTGGAGTCCATGTTCCGGGAGGCTGGCTTCCAGGACAAGCAGGAGCTGACATGGGAGGACTTCCACTTCATGCTGCGGGACCATGACAGCGAGCTCCGCTTCACACAGCTCTGTGTCAAAG GGGTGGAGGTACCTGAAGTCATCAAGGACCTCTGCCGACGAGCCTCCTACATCAGCCAGGAGAAGCTCTG GGTAACATCGTTCCAGCCCCTGCTGTTCACCGAGGCTCACCGAGAGAAGTTTCAACGTAGCCGTCGTCACCAGACAGTGCAGCAGTTCAAGCGCTTTGTGGAGAACTACCGGCGCCACATCGGCTGCCTAGCCGTGTTCTACACCATCGCTGGGGGCCTTTTCCTGGAGAGGGCCTACT ACTACGCCTTTGCAGCTCACCACATGGGCATCACAGACACCACCCGTGTGGGCATCATCCTGTCACGGGGCACAGCAGCCAGCATCTCTTTCATGTTCTCTTACATCCTGCTCACTATGTGCCGCAACCTCATCACCTTCCTGCGAGAGACCTTCCTCAACCGCTACGTGCCCTTCGACGCCGCTGTGGACTTCCATCGCCTCATTGCCTCCACTGCCATCATCCTcacag TCTTACACAGTGCAGGCCATGTGGTGAATGTGTACCTCTTTTCCATCAGCCCACTCAGCGtcctctcctgcctcttccctggCCTCTTCCATGATaatgg GTCTGAGTTCCCCCAGAAGTATTACTGGTGGTTCTTCCAGACCGTACCAG GCCTCACAGGAGTCATGCTGCTCCTGATTCTGGCCATCATGTATGTCTTTGCCTCCCACCACTTCCGGCGCTGCAGCTTCCGGGGCTTCTGGCTGACCCACCACCTATACATCTTGCTCTACATGCTG CTCATCATCCATGGCAGCTTCGCTCTGATCCAGCTGCCCCGCTTCCACATCTTCTTCCTGGTCCCAGCACTAATCTATGTGGGGGACAAGCTGGTGAGCCTGAGCCGGAAGAAGGTGGAGATCAGCGTAGTGAAGGCGGAGCTGCTGCCTTCAG GAGTGACCCATCTGCAGTTCCAGCGGCCCCAAGGCTTTGAGTACAAGTCAGGACAGTGGGTGCGGATCGCCTGCCTGGCTCTGGGGACCACGGAGTACCACCCCTTCACACTGACTTCTGCACCCCACGAGGACACACTTAGCCTGCACATCCGGGCCGCAGGCCCCTGGACAACCCGCCTCAGGGAGATCTACTCACCTCCAACAGATGAGAACTGTGCCAAATACCCAAAG CTGTACCTCGATGGACCGTTTGGAGAGGGCCATCAGGAGTGGCATAAGTTCGAGGTGTCAGTGTTGGTAGGAGGGGGCATTGGGGTCACCCCCTTTGCCTCTATCCTTAAAGATCTGGTCTTCAAGTCATCAGTCAGCTGCCAAGTTTTCTGTAAGAAA ATCTACTTCATCTGGGTGACACGGACCCAGCGGCAGTTCGAATGGCTGGCTGACATCATCCGGGAGGTGGAGGAGAATGACCACCGGGACCTGGTGTCTGTGCACATCTACATCACCCAGCTGGCTGAGAAGTTTGACCTCAGGACCACCATGCTG TACATCTGTGAGCGGCACTTCCAGAAGGTGCTGAACCGGAGTCTGTTCACGGGCCTGCGCTCCATCACCCACTTTGGCCGCCCTCCCTTTGAGCCCTTCTTCAACTCCCTGCAGGAGGTCCACCCACAG GTCCGGAAGATTGGGGTGTTTAGCTGTGGCCCCCCTGGCATGACCAAGAACGTGGAAAAGGCCTGTCAGCTCATCAACAGGCAGGACAGGACTCATTTTTCTCACCATTATGAGAACTTCTAG